The genomic interval AGCAATCGCCGCTTTGGGAGCAATGGGAAGAACAAGGCAAGCATGCTGCTGAGCTCAATAAGGAGTCAACAGCTGCTGCTAGCGCTGCGCAAACAAAAGCTGCTGCCGTTCAAACGTATCCTGAACAAATGCAAGCAAATGTGGTTCCGTTAGGACGAGCTCGTACTTCATCCAGTCCAGCTGCTAATAAACCGAATAAAAGTGGGGCGGCAGGCCGCTGGTTCAAAAAGAACGTTGGCAAAACAATAGCAGCATGCGCAGCAGCTATCATTACGGTAGTTATTGCGACGCCCTCAACAAATGAAGCATTGGCGGCATGGCTTAATACGTTCCGAATGGATAACGTAATGATTGTGCAGCAAAATGATTTGGAGTCGCTCATGAACAGCTTCATGAAGGATGGCGAAACGCGTGAAACCGTTAACCGTTTCGGCACCTTCGAGCAGACGACTGTCGGAAGCTGGTCAAAGATGACCGTAGATCAAGCTTCTAAGGAGCTGGGTTTTGCTGTTCCAACATTGACGGTTCCAGAGATTCAGTTAGGTGCCATATCATCGATGTCAGCTCAGACGATTGCCTTCCGCCTAAATGTGGATGAAATCAATAGTGCAATGCGTAAGCTGGGCGCAGATAAGCTGCTGCCGAAATCAGTAGACGGCAAAGCAATTGAATTCAACACAGGCCAAGGTGTAACGATCACGTATGAACCTAAGGAAGGAAGTACTTCTAAGCAAAGCCTATGGGTTGAATATATTAAGCAGCCTAGCATCAAAATTGATCCTTCTGTGGATGCAAAGGATGCCTATGAGGCTGTCATTCGCTTCCCAGCGCTTCCTGATCATTTGCGCAAATCGCTTATGCAAGCATCAAACATGGAAAACGGAGAAATTCCATTTCCGCTCATTACAAATGAAAAGCCGGAGAAAATCGTTATTGAAGGGGTTGATGTATATTTGAATCAATCCGCTGACCATAGTTATGCAAATGCGATGTGGCTTAAAGATGGCGTTGTAGCAAGCGCACACTTTAATGATTTTGAGGACAAACAAAAAGTACAGTCGCTTATTGCGGAGCTGATTCATCCATGAGTGCTGTTGCTATTGAAACCATCGGATTATGCAAGGATTACGGCGAAGGACGCGGCTGCCACGATGTTACACTGACGATTAGAGAAGGGGAAGCCTTTGGCTTCCTCGGTCCTAATGGAGCGGGAAAAAGCACGATAGTGAAAATGCTCACAGGCCTTATTAAACCAACCTCAGGTAAAGCTCAAATCTTCGGACAGCCTTCAGGATCAATCGAGGCTAGACGGAGATTTGGCTATTTGCCTGAGTTGTTTCGTTATCCGGATTGGTTGACGGGCGAAGAGGTTTTGGCTTTTCATGCAAAGTTGTGTGAGCTCGACCGCTCTATGGCCAAACGACGCATTCATCAGCTTCTCGACGATGTGGGCATTGGCAGCCGGGGAAGCGACAGGCTCAAAGGGTATTCGAAGGGGATGCAGCAGCGGCTTGGACTCGCATGCGCTTTACTAACAAATCCGGATATCGTTTTTCTTGACGAGCCGGCTTCAGCGCTTGATCCCGTTGGCAGGCATGAGGTGCGGGAATTGCTTGCTAGGCTGAGAAGCCAAGGGAAAACGATCTTTCTTAATTCGCATTTGCTTGAGGATGTGGAACAGTTGTGCGACAAGGTCGCTCTACTGAATAACGGAAAAGTGCTGGCGGAGGGAAAGGTATCCGATGTGCTGAGCTCGCAGTCGAGCTGGCGTTTGCGTGTAAGCGGTTATACCCCTTTAGCAGCTGAACGTATCCAGCAGCTGATAGGCGTGAATGTGATCGTGTCGAACGCTGAGCAGGATGATGCA from Paenibacillus sp. FSL K6-3182 carries:
- a CDS encoding ABC transporter ATP-binding protein; the encoded protein is MSAVAIETIGLCKDYGEGRGCHDVTLTIREGEAFGFLGPNGAGKSTIVKMLTGLIKPTSGKAQIFGQPSGSIEARRRFGYLPELFRYPDWLTGEEVLAFHAKLCELDRSMAKRRIHQLLDDVGIGSRGSDRLKGYSKGMQQRLGLACALLTNPDIVFLDEPASALDPVGRHEVRELLARLRSQGKTIFLNSHLLEDVEQLCDKVALLNNGKVLAEGKVSDVLSSQSSWRLRVSGYTPLAAERIQQLIGVNVIVSNAEQDDASVWLEIELENDEQIGLVNYILIELGLTLYEVGKLQSRLDEWFMQAVTGLEHRGERR